Proteins encoded by one window of Peptostreptococcaceae bacterium:
- a CDS encoding ferrous iron transport protein A has translation MVIAEAEANSFVIIDCIHSGRNLKMRLYNMGLTPGVKVKVLSSEKNNAIVISVRGSRLVLGRGISEKVEVRNLGK, from the coding sequence ATGGTTATTGCAGAAGCGGAAGCCAATTCCTTTGTGATAATTGATTGCATACATTCGGGGAGAAATCTTAAGATGAGGCTTTACAACATGGGTTTGACACCAGGGGTTAAAGTAAAGGTGCTTTCCAGCGAGAAAAACAACGCAATTGTCATTAGCGTAAGGGGATCAAGGTTGGTTCTTGGAAGAGGAATCAGCGAAAAAGTAGAAGTGAGAAATTTGGGGAAATAG
- a CDS encoding rhodanese-like domain-containing protein has translation MFKKNKLILVIVTMLILALVAGCGTPAPETQTEPAEKIEKTAPVEVSVSSETGAMELAVENYFADKPAHNYKIAQDAFVEKVKNEEDMFVLDIRQPDVYAEGHIKGAINAPWGVAISDNLDKLPMDKPVYVYCYTGQTAGQTVALLNFAGFEAYSVNLGWNLGISKVAGVESVTVTEASDFDSAVNTEIDKDMMTAIASYYEGLADVSDTIYKNYKISEDNLKKLIDEKDDSIYILSVRGADAFESGHIARAFNIPWAAGMQESFNTIPKDKTVVVYCYTGQTAGQTVAALRMLGYDAVSLNGGMGMEANAPSGWSNKGYETVK, from the coding sequence ATGTTTAAAAAGAATAAATTAATACTTGTGATTGTGACAATGCTTATATTAGCTCTTGTTGCAGGATGCGGCACTCCGGCACCGGAGACTCAAACCGAGCCGGCAGAAAAAATCGAAAAAACTGCACCCGTCGAGGTTTCTGTTTCGAGCGAGACGGGTGCCATGGAGCTGGCTGTTGAAAATTATTTCGCAGACAAGCCTGCCCATAACTACAAAATCGCGCAGGATGCTTTTGTAGAAAAGGTTAAAAATGAAGAGGACATGTTTGTACTCGACATCAGACAGCCTGACGTTTACGCTGAAGGCCACATCAAGGGAGCTATAAACGCACCTTGGGGCGTTGCAATAAGCGACAATCTTGACAAGCTCCCAATGGACAAACCCGTTTATGTATATTGCTACACGGGTCAAACTGCAGGACAGACTGTTGCGCTTCTCAATTTTGCGGGATTCGAGGCATACTCGGTAAACCTCGGTTGGAATCTTGGAATCAGCAAGGTTGCAGGAGTTGAATCCGTTACTGTAACGGAAGCTTCCGATTTTGATTCTGCTGTAAATACGGAAATAGATAAAGATATGATGACTGCAATAGCTTCATACTATGAAGGTTTGGCTGATGTAAGCGATACCATCTACAAGAACTACAAGATAAGCGAAGACAACCTCAAGAAACTGATTGACGAGAAAGACGACAGCATATACATTCTTTCAGTAAGAGGCGCAGATGCCTTTGAAAGCGGTCATATAGCCAGGGCATTCAATATACCTTGGGCTGCCGGAATGCAGGAATCCTTCAATACAATCCCTAAAGACAAAACTGTAGTTGTTTATTGCTACACGGGTCAAACCGCGGGTCAGACGGTGGCCGCGCTTAGAATGCTTGGATACGATGCCGTTTCATTAAATGGTGGAATGGGAATGGAGGCTAATGCTCCTTCCGGTTGGAGCAACAAAGGCTATGAAACAGTAAAATAA
- a CDS encoding sulfurtransferase has protein sequence MKKYAKAAVLLTLVLALGALSGCLGTTGQAEGPYIIEAERAISMVKDGAVLVDAQMADAYEAAHIEGAVNITRGDIVVNEPFPNMVGGKDQIEKILGESGIDNGVQIIVYDDNNHMDAARFWWTLKAYGNDQVKVVSGGLKALEASGMNSSTEVPNVKSVSYEAGEFDETMIATVDTVIEQLNYPDPDTFLIDTRTIEEYEEGTIPSSIHINYVENQYSDGTYKSAQDIAIMYMENGIEKDSTVIMYCKTSIRGAQTYLALANAGYENLKLYDGAWLEWSSDKALPVQLPSGEKVEFNEQDAS, from the coding sequence ATGAAAAAATACGCAAAAGCGGCAGTGCTTTTAACCTTGGTCTTGGCTTTGGGAGCTCTTTCAGGATGTTTGGGAACTACAGGACAGGCAGAAGGACCGTATATAATTGAAGCGGAGCGGGCCATTTCAATGGTAAAAGACGGAGCGGTTCTGGTTGACGCCCAAATGGCGGATGCCTACGAAGCGGCTCATATTGAAGGCGCCGTGAATATTACACGAGGAGACATAGTAGTCAATGAACCTTTTCCCAACATGGTTGGAGGAAAGGATCAGATCGAGAAAATACTTGGAGAAAGCGGAATCGACAACGGAGTGCAGATAATTGTATATGACGATAACAATCACATGGATGCTGCAAGATTCTGGTGGACGCTGAAAGCCTACGGCAATGATCAGGTTAAGGTCGTTAGTGGGGGTTTGAAAGCTTTGGAGGCATCCGGAATGAATAGTTCAACGGAAGTTCCCAATGTGAAAAGTGTTTCTTATGAAGCCGGAGAATTTGACGAGACAATGATTGCGACTGTGGACACCGTAATAGAACAATTAAATTATCCCGATCCCGATACCTTCTTGATAGATACAAGAACAATTGAGGAATATGAAGAGGGAACAATCCCTAGTTCGATTCATATTAATTATGTTGAAAACCAATACAGCGACGGAACCTACAAGTCGGCTCAGGACATTGCAATAATGTACATGGAAAATGGAATAGAAAAGGATTCAACCGTAATAATGTATTGCAAGACATCCATAAGAGGGGCGCAAACCTATCTTGCGCTTGCAAATGCAGGGTATGAAAACCTCAAGCTTTACGACGGAGCATGGTTGGAATGGTCTTCCGACAAGGCCCTTCCGGTTCAGCTGCCAAGTGGCGAAAAAGTTGAATTTAACGAACAGGATGCATCATAA
- a CDS encoding glycosyltransferase family 39 protein, translated as MERSNSFIKKHGIFILMLFVYAIANVFFLEQFPFMHSDESWLSGFSQTVLKEGRFDLTEPFFNLYPRNPHAIKIFFVAIQAFVINLFGHSLFNMRMISLVSGLFSLCLFYRIVMTRFGNSKFALLATGLLAVDIQFIYASHLARQESILLLISLAAYDYFIRKNPPTTRSAAMLAVILALGIGIHPNSFIISIPFGLMLFYRFLNNRARGVDLLAFTVVLGAAAAFFIALSLRMDPGFIGNYAAYGETLGVAESLVSKLLQIKLFYQKLFLQVSGTYYTPDIRLQLLLMIPASLWGIARLVKSKGTSGEAYPLLGLLGINLGYLLVGRYNQTSIVFLFPWFYLLTAELLYPLTKQRNALLGILVAATLSISCFQIAAHPGKDYSSYLEKISSQVPKDARVLANLNTGYYFNPDNLRDYRNLAHLKENSLSFEDYIDMNQIEFILYPEEMDIIWNTRPVYNSLYGNPADYYESMKTFLEEDCMLVGTFTDDTYPVRIVRLMGQKERTLRIYKVLDR; from the coding sequence ATGGAAAGATCCAATTCTTTTATAAAAAAACACGGCATATTCATATTGATGCTTTTTGTATACGCCATAGCCAATGTGTTTTTTCTTGAGCAATTCCCCTTTATGCATTCAGACGAATCTTGGCTCAGCGGGTTTTCCCAAACTGTATTGAAGGAAGGGCGCTTTGATTTAACTGAACCCTTCTTCAATCTTTATCCTAGAAATCCACATGCCATTAAAATATTTTTTGTGGCCATTCAAGCATTTGTAATCAATCTATTCGGTCACAGCCTATTTAATATGAGAATGATTTCACTGGTTTCCGGCCTATTTTCGCTTTGTCTTTTCTACAGAATTGTCATGACACGATTCGGGAACAGTAAATTCGCATTGCTTGCCACAGGTCTTCTGGCCGTTGACATACAATTCATATATGCATCGCATTTGGCAAGGCAGGAAAGCATTTTGCTGCTCATAAGTCTCGCTGCATACGATTATTTCATTAGAAAAAATCCGCCGACAACAAGGAGCGCCGCCATGCTTGCAGTCATACTGGCTCTGGGCATAGGTATTCATCCAAACAGCTTCATCATTTCAATCCCTTTCGGCTTAATGCTTTTTTATCGATTTTTGAATAACAGGGCTAGGGGCGTAGACCTTCTGGCCTTCACGGTCGTACTTGGCGCTGCAGCCGCCTTTTTCATAGCCCTGAGTCTTCGCATGGACCCCGGCTTCATAGGGAACTACGCAGCCTACGGCGAAACCCTGGGCGTTGCCGAAAGTCTTGTTTCCAAGCTTCTACAGATTAAACTGTTCTACCAGAAGCTTTTTCTTCAGGTGAGCGGAACATACTACACACCGGACATAAGGCTTCAGCTTCTGCTCATGATTCCGGCTTCTCTTTGGGGCATAGCGAGGCTTGTAAAATCAAAAGGAACCTCCGGTGAGGCATATCCCCTATTGGGTCTTTTGGGAATAAATCTTGGGTATTTGCTTGTCGGCCGTTACAACCAGACGAGCATAGTTTTTCTTTTTCCATGGTTCTATTTGCTGACGGCAGAGCTTTTGTACCCGCTTACGAAACAGCGCAATGCATTACTTGGGATTCTTGTTGCGGCAACACTCTCGATAAGTTGTTTTCAAATAGCCGCACACCCCGGAAAAGACTATTCTTCTTACCTAGAAAAAATATCGAGCCAGGTTCCCAAAGATGCTAGGGTGCTCGCAAATCTTAACACAGGATACTATTTCAACCCGGACAATCTTCGCGATTACAGGAACCTTGCGCATCTTAAAGAAAACTCGCTCAGCTTCGAGGATTACATAGATATGAATCAGATAGAATTTATACTCTACCCCGAGGAAATGGATATCATATGGAATACCCGTCCAGTCTACAACAGCCTCTATGGAAACCCTGCGGATTATTATGAATCTATGAAAACCTTCCTCGAAGAAGACTGCATGCTTGTTGGAACCTTTACAGACGACACCTATCCAGTTCGAATAGTAAGGCTTATGGGACAAAAGGAAAGGACCCTACGCATTTACAAGGTCCTTGATCGATAG
- a CDS encoding ABC transporter ATP-binding protein produces MKAVLEARNIVKHYMKDGVSKLILKDFSLEVDKGEIISILGASGCGKTTALNILGGFEDTKSGEVLLYGKPIKGPSFYAVMVFQDNHQLFPWLRLGDNVAMPIRKRHEKRSEAFYDEKTSDILSQVGLKGYGNYFPHELSGGMRQRGAIARALASEPDILLMDEPFASVDAITRESLQELLLAIWNEKGLTVVFVTHDIEEALYISDRILIMGKESGIVKRIINNRWKGLRKTGEAYFDEKEKIKKDITA; encoded by the coding sequence ATGAAGGCGGTATTGGAAGCCAGAAACATCGTAAAGCATTATATGAAGGATGGAGTTTCAAAACTGATTCTTAAGGATTTTTCGCTGGAGGTTGACAAGGGTGAGATAATTTCAATACTTGGTGCGTCTGGTTGCGGAAAGACCACGGCACTGAACATACTCGGAGGATTCGAGGATACAAAGTCGGGGGAGGTTCTGCTTTATGGGAAACCAATAAAAGGGCCCAGCTTTTACGCGGTAATGGTTTTTCAGGATAACCACCAATTGTTTCCGTGGCTAAGGCTTGGAGACAATGTGGCTATGCCGATCAGAAAACGCCATGAAAAGCGTTCAGAGGCTTTCTACGATGAAAAGACTTCGGATATCTTATCTCAGGTTGGCCTTAAAGGCTACGGCAATTATTTTCCACATGAATTGTCGGGAGGGATGCGCCAAAGGGGCGCCATCGCAAGGGCCCTTGCCTCCGAGCCTGACATACTTCTTATGGATGAACCATTTGCCAGTGTTGACGCCATAACGAGGGAGTCATTGCAGGAATTGCTGCTTGCAATATGGAATGAAAAAGGCTTGACCGTAGTATTCGTAACCCATGATATTGAAGAGGCGCTTTACATCTCGGATAGGATTCTGATAATGGGTAAGGAATCCGGCATAGTAAAGCGAATAATAAATAATAGATGGAAGGGTCTCAGGAAGACTGGGGAAGCCTATTTCGACGAGAAGGAAAAAATCAAAAAAGACATAACCGCTTGA
- a CDS encoding ABC transporter permease subunit, with protein sequence MVFPSAFEVAESLREGIFEGNLIVQILYSLELIGKGLLISVFLAMCVGYVCLKASGFKKIFETIVALLHPLPGVALLPLVILWVGTGKTAITIIIVHGAFWPLMQNVLSGMASIPDIYFKVGDNYGFSTSEKIIRILIPASAPFLIAGLKIAWARAWRALISAEMIFGAAGLAGGIGWAIYRSRVFMDVAGIVSGLAVIIIIGIAVEKFVFGFIENRTVKKWGMTE encoded by the coding sequence ATGGTTTTTCCCTCGGCTTTTGAGGTTGCAGAAAGCCTCAGAGAGGGTATTTTTGAGGGAAATCTAATTGTTCAGATACTCTATTCTCTTGAGCTTATTGGAAAGGGGCTTTTAATCAGCGTTTTTTTGGCCATGTGTGTCGGTTATGTTTGTCTCAAGGCCTCAGGCTTCAAGAAAATATTTGAAACTATAGTCGCACTTCTTCACCCATTGCCGGGTGTTGCGCTTCTTCCCCTCGTAATACTCTGGGTGGGGACCGGCAAGACTGCAATTACTATAATAATAGTGCATGGAGCCTTTTGGCCTCTAATGCAGAATGTTCTTTCCGGCATGGCATCGATCCCGGATATCTACTTTAAGGTTGGTGACAACTATGGCTTTTCAACGAGTGAAAAAATCATCCGTATTTTAATCCCGGCTTCGGCTCCATTCTTGATTGCAGGACTAAAGATAGCCTGGGCGAGAGCTTGGAGAGCCCTAATAAGCGCCGAAATGATTTTTGGAGCAGCCGGCCTGGCGGGAGGAATCGGCTGGGCAATATACAGAAGCAGGGTGTTTATGGATGTTGCGGGAATAGTTTCGGGTCTTGCCGTCATAATAATAATTGGTATAGCAGTCGAAAAATTTGTATTTGGATTCATAGAGAACAGGACAGTCAAGAAATGGGGAATGACCGAATGA
- a CDS encoding ABC transporter substrate-binding protein, with protein sequence MVKEIIVAFVVLILLAGCSQERKGFSVAEQYGLAYAPVTIMKEKGFLKDSLPGVEIEWKQMANTTSIRESMVAGDLDIGFMALPPFFIGADKGMEWKILSGLSEVPLALVSLDEDIQSLSDFDESDRIALPQPGSIQHMLLSMAAERELGDARYFDDRIVSMTHPDGMHALLANIDIAGHFTSPPYIFMELENPKAHVVLTGKEAMEERFTFVVGVSTDKFSMTNPLWEDAFKDALAEAVSFIEKNPYEASQILSKSYGLDEEKIYEYITREDMLYTLEINGMKKIHDFMKGEGYIDDLGEIDKLVRGEG encoded by the coding sequence ATGGTTAAAGAAATCATTGTGGCATTTGTTGTTCTTATTCTTCTTGCAGGATGTTCGCAGGAAAGAAAAGGTTTTTCGGTTGCAGAGCAATACGGACTGGCATATGCGCCGGTGACAATAATGAAGGAAAAAGGATTTCTAAAAGACTCTTTGCCGGGCGTGGAGATAGAATGGAAGCAGATGGCAAATACAACATCCATAAGGGAATCCATGGTAGCAGGAGACCTTGATATAGGATTCATGGCGCTTCCGCCATTTTTTATAGGAGCGGACAAGGGCATGGAATGGAAAATACTATCAGGGTTATCCGAGGTTCCGCTTGCCCTGGTTAGCCTTGATGAGGACATACAATCACTTTCGGATTTCGACGAATCGGATCGCATAGCACTCCCACAGCCGGGAAGCATTCAGCACATGCTTCTATCCATGGCTGCGGAAAGAGAGCTTGGGGACGCGAGGTATTTCGATGACAGGATTGTTTCAATGACGCATCCGGACGGAATGCACGCACTGCTTGCGAACATAGACATAGCAGGCCATTTTACGAGTCCCCCGTACATTTTCATGGAGCTTGAAAATCCAAAGGCTCATGTAGTTTTGACAGGAAAAGAGGCCATGGAGGAAAGGTTCACCTTTGTGGTAGGAGTTTCTACGGACAAATTTTCAATGACGAATCCGCTCTGGGAGGATGCATTTAAGGATGCATTGGCCGAGGCGGTATCATTCATAGAAAAAAATCCATATGAGGCGTCTCAGATTCTATCGAAATCCTATGGTTTGGATGAAGAAAAAATTTACGAGTACATCACAAGAGAAGACATGTTGTATACCCTGGAAATCAATGGTATGAAAAAAATCCATGATTTTATGAAAGGCGAGGGATATATAGATGATCTCGGAGAAATCGATAAGCTTGTTAGGGGCGAGGGATAA
- a CDS encoding ATP-grasp domain-containing protein: protein MRVMMLGAGPCQANAINRLENEMGHEVVAVDYYPNAPGKAFSTFKSDASTFDTEACLEVAGRYNVDGVMTTGTDQPVYTAAAVSEALGLRFFFNPEKALDATDKRRMKTIMASGGVPTLPHAFIGKRFKDSEIAHLKAPYVIKPLDSQGQRGVFRLDSVEAVRSSIMETLSYSRQSEVLIENYYPNDEITVSGWVVDGRAKILTVVDRIVMERGIHIGICTAHQFPSRHMFSREKEIRELTDITTRIFGIRNGPIYYQMLVGSEGIMINEIACRIGGAYEDMTIPELTGVDILKLQTDFILGSPISYEKLLNHDAWKIKEHLSAQLFFALPGRICGQTPQEELLQIEGVFKAGYHLQDGERLGSIENATQRAGYFLAKGMDRDALKASVDEVYERLKFFDESGKNMIIKGPFL from the coding sequence ATGAGAGTAATGATGCTGGGAGCCGGTCCGTGCCAGGCAAACGCAATCAATAGGCTTGAAAACGAAATGGGCCACGAAGTTGTAGCCGTCGACTACTACCCAAACGCCCCCGGAAAGGCCTTTAGCACTTTCAAGAGCGATGCGAGCACATTTGACACCGAGGCCTGCCTGGAAGTGGCAGGCAGGTATAATGTTGACGGCGTAATGACTACGGGTACAGACCAACCGGTATATACGGCTGCCGCAGTATCGGAAGCATTGGGACTCCGGTTTTTTTTTAATCCTGAAAAAGCTCTCGATGCTACGGATAAAAGAAGAATGAAAACAATCATGGCATCAGGTGGCGTTCCGACGCTGCCGCATGCGTTCATAGGCAAAAGATTCAAGGACAGCGAAATCGCACACCTTAAGGCTCCCTATGTCATAAAGCCACTTGATAGCCAAGGGCAGAGAGGGGTGTTCCGTTTGGACTCCGTTGAAGCTGTACGGAGCAGTATAATGGAAACGCTGAGCTACTCAAGGCAGTCGGAGGTTCTCATAGAAAACTATTATCCAAACGACGAAATAACTGTGAGCGGCTGGGTTGTTGACGGCAGGGCCAAGATTCTTACTGTTGTTGACCGCATAGTCATGGAAAGAGGCATACACATAGGCATCTGCACAGCTCACCAATTTCCGTCAAGGCATATGTTTTCCCGGGAAAAGGAAATACGAGAATTGACTGATATTACGACAAGGATTTTTGGTATAAGGAACGGTCCCATTTACTATCAGATGCTTGTGGGGTCGGAAGGTATAATGATAAACGAAATTGCTTGCAGAATAGGAGGCGCCTATGAGGATATGACAATACCCGAATTGACTGGAGTGGACATACTTAAGCTGCAGACCGATTTTATACTTGGCAGCCCCATTTCATATGAAAAACTTTTGAATCACGATGCCTGGAAAATAAAAGAGCATCTTTCAGCCCAGCTTTTTTTTGCATTGCCGGGAAGGATTTGCGGACAAACTCCCCAGGAGGAGCTACTCCAAATAGAAGGCGTGTTCAAGGCTGGATACCATTTACAAGATGGAGAGAGGTTGGGCAGTATTGAAAATGCAACCCAACGGGCCGGTTACTTCCTTGCAAAGGGCATGGACAGGGACGCCTTAAAGGCAAGCGTGGATGAAGTATACGAAAGGCTCAAATTCTTTGACGAAAGTGGAAAAAACATGATAATAAAGGGACCGTTTCTGTAG
- a CDS encoding glycosyltransferase, which produces MKPKEKLSVVVPVYNGSKSLKTLCKNIFHTGRKGFESVEIILVDDASVDDSYSVMRELRNSDNRIKLIKLRQNVGQQNATFCGMQYAAGDLIATLDDDLQHPPKILLSMKKEIDKGAELVFAVPNQQMQKRYRRLGSRLTYLAFNFILKRNKPVRISSCRMFAAGLKPEQLNGNTAFVYVSAELMKKTDSIAWVPFGQEERVHGQSNYTFSKLLKIFANLIIYYSEFKILRRFRKRGKLYEIERLEMEGDAE; this is translated from the coding sequence ATGAAGCCTAAAGAAAAGTTATCCGTCGTTGTTCCGGTTTACAATGGGTCGAAATCTTTAAAAACACTATGTAAAAATATTTTTCATACGGGAAGAAAAGGTTTTGAATCTGTAGAAATTATACTTGTTGATGATGCAAGCGTGGACGACAGCTACAGTGTGATGAGGGAGCTTAGAAACTCGGATAACAGAATAAAACTGATAAAGCTGAGGCAAAATGTAGGTCAGCAAAACGCTACCTTTTGCGGGATGCAATATGCTGCAGGAGATTTGATTGCAACACTGGACGATGACCTTCAACACCCGCCCAAAATACTTTTGTCAATGAAGAAGGAAATCGACAAGGGTGCCGAATTGGTTTTTGCGGTCCCGAACCAGCAGATGCAGAAGAGATACAGGCGTCTCGGATCTAGATTGACTTACCTTGCCTTCAATTTTATATTAAAGAGGAATAAGCCTGTCCGAATAAGCAGCTGCAGGATGTTTGCAGCCGGCCTAAAACCGGAACAGTTAAATGGAAATACGGCCTTTGTATATGTGTCCGCAGAATTGATGAAAAAAACTGACAGTATAGCTTGGGTGCCCTTTGGCCAAGAGGAAAGGGTTCACGGACAGTCCAACTATACATTTTCTAAGCTGCTTAAAATTTTCGCGAATCTGATAATTTACTATTCGGAGTTCAAGATTCTGAGAAGATTTCGCAAGCGTGGCAAGCTATATGAGATTGAAAGATTGGAAATGGAAGGAGATGCGGAATAA
- the rffA gene encoding dTDP-4-amino-4,6-dideoxygalactose transaminase, with the protein MKIPFNRTIIGRKEKEAVLSALEKGSISGGGIFTRHVEKKLKRLLGGRTVLATTSGTHSLEMAARLSGLKPRDEVVMPSYTYPSTANCILKVGAKPIFADVAAEGMNVGFDEIKEKITGRTRAILAVHYGGISRDVKALRELADSQGLMLIEDAAQALGSEESGRQLGTWGDFGCFSFHATKNFKAGEGGALVIGKSHENLLSRAEAIRNGGTDKARFLRGETINYQWVEEGSMYLPSDLLMALLGPQLDEMDSIIRKRIFVFEAYERLLEKYRGCKFIIEHSQSPADGRAFNAHLFFIVFESREARRFFQGEMEKASIQAFSHFWPLHSSSMGIAMGYKDEDLPRTSEKAAGLVRLPLYENLRADELEYVISKADRILNEMARGE; encoded by the coding sequence ATGAAAATTCCCTTTAATAGGACTATTATTGGAAGAAAAGAAAAAGAGGCGGTCTTATCGGCATTGGAAAAAGGATCGATATCCGGAGGGGGTATCTTTACCCGGCATGTGGAAAAAAAGCTTAAAAGACTCCTAGGAGGAAGAACGGTCCTTGCAACTACATCAGGAACCCATTCGCTCGAAATGGCGGCCCGCCTTTCCGGCCTAAAGCCGAGAGATGAGGTTGTAATGCCTTCATACACATATCCTTCAACTGCAAACTGTATTCTTAAAGTAGGCGCGAAACCAATCTTTGCAGATGTCGCGGCGGAAGGCATGAACGTCGGTTTCGATGAAATTAAAGAAAAGATTACAGGAAGAACGAGGGCAATACTTGCGGTCCATTATGGAGGGATTTCGAGGGATGTAAAAGCTCTTCGTGAATTGGCAGATAGCCAAGGGCTCATGCTGATTGAGGATGCTGCCCAGGCGTTGGGGTCGGAAGAAAGCGGTCGCCAATTGGGAACATGGGGAGATTTTGGCTGCTTTAGTTTCCACGCCACAAAAAACTTCAAAGCGGGAGAGGGCGGAGCACTGGTCATAGGGAAAAGCCATGAAAACCTATTAAGCAGAGCCGAAGCCATAAGAAATGGGGGAACCGACAAGGCGCGTTTCCTTCGAGGCGAAACAATCAACTACCAATGGGTGGAAGAGGGATCCATGTATCTTCCTTCTGATTTGCTTATGGCATTACTTGGACCTCAATTGGATGAAATGGATTCGATAATCAGAAAACGCATATTCGTTTTTGAGGCATATGAAAGGCTTCTTGAAAAATATAGAGGCTGCAAATTTATAATAGAGCATTCGCAAAGCCCTGCTGATGGGAGAGCCTTCAACGCACATCTGTTTTTCATAGTGTTTGAATCACGGGAAGCAAGAAGGTTTTTTCAAGGCGAAATGGAGAAGGCTTCGATTCAAGCGTTCTCGCATTTTTGGCCGCTGCATTCTTCGTCCATGGGTATAGCCATGGGGTATAAGGACGAAGATCTTCCAAGGACATCCGAGAAGGCGGCGGGACTCGTGAGACTTCCGCTATATGAAAACCTCCGCGCGGATGAGCTTGAATATGTAATTTCAAAGGCAGATAGAATTCTAAATGAAATGGCAAGGGGTGAATGA